The Georgenia sp. TF02-10 genome window below encodes:
- a CDS encoding folylpolyglutamate synthase/dihydrofolate synthase family protein, which produces MSAQTPDGTDDPPRRTPEEAEREARERLDALLAAAEEDGTDDVAAAPGGAGGTTGAGGAPGGTGDAEETGLRALLSSSLIAGPDPTVADELLEDDELDDDEADDDDLGVWAEDEASDEDDEAAGRARAGGGRPGSRGGRPATDDAARAAAVADAQAEEEVRQIYRDILTRAPEHDVQPSLDRVRDVLELLGDPQRAYPVIHLTGTNGKTSTARMIEQLLRERGLRTGRFTSPHLHTVRERIALDGEPIAPAAFVSTWAEVAPYIALVDERSQAAGGPRLSFFEVFTVMAYAAFADAPVDVAVVEVGMGGRWDATNVADGEVAVLTTVERDHERWLGHALTDIAGEKVGIIKDRATVVVAAQHEEVDGVVHTAAATHGARLLREGAELAVLDRQVGVGGQMVTLRTPAAVYEDVFVPLHGAHQARNALLALAAVEAFFGGGALDAGLVEQGFAGVSSPARLEVVRRSPTVLVDAAHNPAGVDALREAVEEAFDFHRLVGVVGVMADKDAEAILAGLEPFLAEVVVTRASTERAMDAEDLGEIARDVFGEDRVQVAEGLAEAIDLAAARAEADTSEVMTSTGVLVVGSVLLAAEARAMLRRG; this is translated from the coding sequence ATGAGCGCACAGACCCCAGACGGGACCGATGATCCGCCGCGCCGCACCCCGGAGGAGGCCGAGCGGGAGGCGCGCGAGCGCCTCGACGCCCTGCTGGCCGCCGCCGAGGAGGACGGGACCGACGACGTCGCCGCCGCGCCCGGCGGCGCCGGCGGCACCACCGGGGCGGGCGGGGCACCGGGCGGGACCGGCGACGCCGAGGAGACCGGGCTGCGCGCCCTGCTCTCCTCCTCGCTCATCGCCGGCCCGGACCCGACGGTCGCCGACGAGCTCCTCGAGGACGACGAGCTGGACGACGACGAGGCGGACGACGACGACCTGGGCGTCTGGGCCGAGGACGAGGCGAGCGACGAGGACGACGAGGCGGCCGGCCGGGCCCGGGCGGGCGGCGGCCGACCCGGGTCCCGCGGCGGCCGGCCCGCCACCGACGACGCCGCCCGGGCCGCCGCCGTCGCCGACGCCCAGGCCGAGGAGGAGGTGCGGCAGATCTACCGGGACATCCTGACCCGGGCGCCCGAGCACGACGTCCAGCCCTCGTTGGACCGGGTCCGGGACGTCCTGGAGCTCCTCGGCGACCCGCAGCGCGCCTACCCCGTCATCCACCTCACCGGGACCAACGGCAAGACCTCCACCGCCCGGATGATCGAGCAGCTGCTCCGCGAGCGGGGGCTGCGCACCGGCCGGTTCACCTCCCCGCACCTGCACACGGTGCGGGAACGGATCGCGCTGGACGGGGAGCCCATCGCCCCGGCCGCCTTCGTCAGCACCTGGGCCGAGGTCGCGCCGTACATCGCGCTGGTGGATGAGCGCTCCCAGGCCGCCGGCGGGCCCCGGCTGAGCTTCTTCGAGGTCTTCACCGTCATGGCCTACGCCGCCTTCGCCGACGCCCCGGTCGACGTCGCCGTCGTCGAGGTCGGCATGGGCGGGCGGTGGGACGCCACCAACGTCGCCGACGGCGAGGTCGCCGTCCTCACCACCGTCGAGCGGGACCACGAGCGGTGGCTGGGGCACGCTCTGACCGACATCGCCGGGGAGAAGGTGGGCATCATCAAGGACCGGGCCACCGTCGTCGTCGCCGCGCAGCACGAGGAGGTCGACGGCGTGGTGCACACCGCCGCGGCCACCCACGGCGCTCGGCTGCTGCGCGAGGGCGCCGAGCTGGCGGTCCTCGACCGGCAGGTCGGGGTGGGCGGCCAGATGGTCACGCTGCGCACCCCGGCGGCGGTCTACGAGGACGTCTTCGTCCCGCTGCACGGCGCCCACCAGGCCCGCAACGCCCTCCTCGCGCTCGCGGCGGTGGAGGCGTTCTTCGGCGGCGGCGCGCTGGACGCCGGGCTGGTGGAGCAGGGCTTCGCCGGGGTCAGCTCCCCGGCCCGGCTGGAGGTGGTGCGCCGCAGCCCCACCGTCCTGGTCGACGCCGCCCACAACCCCGCCGGCGTGGATGCGCTGCGCGAGGCGGTGGAGGAGGCCTTCGACTTCCACCGGCTCGTCGGCGTCGTCGGGGTCATGGCGGACAAGGACGCCGAGGCGATCCTCGCCGGGCTCGAGCCCTTCCTCGCCGAGGTCGTGGTCACCCGCGCCAGCACCGAGCGGGCGATGGACGCCGAGGACCTGGGCGAGATCGCCCGGGACGTCTTCGGCGAGGACCGGGTGCAGGTGGCCGAGGGGCTCGCCGAGGCCATCGATCTCGCCGCCGCCCGGGCCGAGGCCGACACGTCCGAGGTGATGACCTCCACCGGGGTGCTGGTGGTGGGGTCGGTGCTGCTCGCCGCCGAGGCGCGGGCGATGCTGCGGCGGGGGTAG
- the dhaK gene encoding dihydroxyacetone kinase subunit DhaK produces the protein MKKLINDPQNVVAESMRGFGLAYPDLVRVNADPLFACRAGGAVAGKVGLVSGGGSGHEPLHAGYVGIGMLDAAVPGAMFTSPTPDPILEATKAADGGAGVVHIVKNYTGDVLNFETAAELAEAEDITVRAVVVNDDVAVEDSLYTAGRRGVAGTVLVEKIAGAAAERGDDVDAVAAVAQKVVDNVRSMGVALTACTVPHAGKPSFDLGEDEIEIGIGIHGEPGRHRIPMAPADEITERLLDPVLDDLGVEAGEEVLLLVNGMGGTPLSELYVVFGHAHDVLVGRGLSVARSLVGNYITALEMQGASITVLRLDAELRELWDAPVCTPALRKGM, from the coding sequence GTGAAGAAGCTGATCAACGACCCGCAGAACGTCGTCGCGGAGTCCATGCGCGGGTTCGGCCTGGCCTACCCCGACCTCGTCCGGGTCAACGCCGACCCGCTGTTCGCCTGTCGGGCGGGCGGGGCGGTCGCCGGCAAGGTGGGCCTGGTCTCCGGCGGCGGCAGCGGGCACGAGCCGCTGCACGCCGGGTACGTCGGCATCGGCATGCTGGACGCCGCGGTCCCCGGCGCGATGTTCACCTCGCCCACCCCCGACCCCATCCTCGAGGCGACCAAGGCTGCCGACGGCGGCGCCGGCGTCGTGCACATCGTGAAGAACTACACCGGGGACGTGCTGAACTTCGAGACCGCCGCCGAGCTGGCCGAGGCCGAGGACATCACGGTGCGGGCCGTCGTCGTCAACGACGACGTGGCGGTGGAGGACTCGCTGTACACCGCCGGCCGGCGCGGGGTGGCCGGCACCGTGCTCGTGGAGAAGATCGCCGGCGCCGCCGCCGAGCGCGGGGACGACGTGGACGCCGTCGCCGCCGTAGCCCAGAAGGTGGTCGACAACGTCCGGTCCATGGGGGTGGCGCTGACCGCCTGCACCGTCCCGCACGCCGGCAAGCCGTCCTTCGACCTGGGCGAGGACGAGATCGAGATCGGCATCGGCATCCACGGCGAGCCGGGCCGGCACCGCATCCCGATGGCCCCCGCCGACGAGATCACCGAGCGGCTCCTCGACCCCGTCCTGGACGACCTGGGCGTGGAGGCCGGGGAGGAGGTGCTGCTCCTGGTCAACGGCATGGGCGGGACGCCGCTGTCGGAGCTGTACGTCGTCTTCGGGCACGCCCACGACGTGCTCGTCGGCCGCGGGCTGAGCGTGGCCCGGTCCCTGGTCGGCAACTACATCACCGCCCTGGAGATGCAGGGCGCCTCGATCACCGTGCTGCGCCTGGACGCCGAGCTGCGCGAGCTGTGGGACGCTCCGGTGTGCACCCCGGCGCTGCGGAAGGGGATGTGA
- the dhaL gene encoding dihydroxyacetone kinase subunit DhaL: protein MSATLGAPWALDWMARAAKVIAENRIELIELDRAIGDGDHGENLDRGFTAVTAKLDGASPATPGEVLKTVATTLMSSVGGAAGPLYGTAFLRGSKVADGDLDGAAVAALLEAGLTGIKARGKAEPGEKTMVDAWSRAAEAARAAADGGADPATVLRAAAEAAVAGSDATVDMVATKGRASYLGERSAGHRDPGAQSSALLLQAAAEAAEAAAGSGGAG from the coding sequence ATGAGCGCCACGCTGGGCGCCCCCTGGGCGCTGGACTGGATGGCCCGCGCCGCGAAGGTCATCGCCGAGAACCGGATCGAGCTCATCGAGCTGGACCGGGCGATCGGCGACGGCGACCACGGCGAGAACCTCGACCGGGGGTTCACCGCGGTGACGGCCAAGCTCGACGGCGCCAGCCCGGCCACGCCCGGGGAGGTGCTCAAGACCGTCGCCACCACCCTGATGTCCAGCGTCGGCGGGGCCGCCGGCCCGCTGTACGGCACGGCCTTCCTGCGCGGGTCGAAGGTGGCCGACGGCGACCTCGACGGCGCCGCCGTGGCGGCCCTGCTGGAGGCCGGCCTGACGGGCATCAAGGCCCGCGGCAAGGCCGAGCCCGGGGAGAAGACGATGGTCGACGCCTGGAGCCGGGCGGCCGAGGCGGCCCGGGCCGCCGCGGACGGCGGCGCTGACCCGGCCACGGTGCTGCGGGCGGCCGCCGAGGCCGCCGTTGCCGGCTCGGACGCCACCGTCGACATGGTGGCCACCAAGGGCCGGGCCAGCTACCTCGGCGAACGCTCGGCGGGGCACCGGGACCCCGGTGCGCAGTCCTCCGCGCTGCTGCTGCAGGCCGCCGCCGAGGCCGCCGAGGCGGCGGCCGGGTCCGGGGGCGCCGGATGA
- the dhaM gene encoding dihydroxyacetone kinase phosphoryl donor subunit DhaM, whose protein sequence is MSVRTGIVVVSHSARLAEGLVEVAAQMAPDVALRAAGGTDEGGIGTSFAKVEAAVEELAGAGEVVVVTDLGSATMTAESVLETLDDATAVLADGPLVEGTVAGAVAAQGGADAAAVARAVGEAAGSFRAAGTAGAPDGGGAGDADTAGSGADGGAVGDSDTGAGGSGAGAEDTDADTEDRAAGDGTAVEATLRLTNKVGLHARPAALLARLVGGFDAEVTVNDVDADSVLALMGLGLEQGDEMRVRASGAEAAQAVSAVRQAVAEGFGEE, encoded by the coding sequence ATGAGCGTCCGGACCGGCATCGTCGTCGTCTCCCACTCCGCCCGGCTCGCCGAGGGCCTGGTGGAGGTCGCCGCCCAGATGGCGCCGGACGTGGCCCTGCGCGCCGCCGGCGGCACCGACGAGGGCGGGATCGGCACCAGCTTCGCCAAGGTCGAGGCCGCCGTCGAGGAGCTCGCCGGCGCCGGAGAGGTGGTGGTGGTGACGGACCTCGGCTCGGCCACCATGACGGCGGAGTCCGTGCTGGAGACGCTCGACGACGCCACCGCCGTCCTCGCCGACGGCCCGCTCGTGGAGGGCACCGTCGCCGGGGCGGTGGCCGCCCAGGGCGGCGCCGACGCCGCGGCGGTGGCCCGGGCGGTCGGCGAGGCGGCAGGCAGCTTCCGGGCTGCGGGGACTGCGGGTGCTCCCGACGGTGGGGGAGCGGGGGACGCGGACACCGCGGGCAGCGGAGCCGATGGCGGCGCCGTCGGGGACAGCGACACCGGCGCCGGCGGCAGTGGCGCCGGTGCCGAGGACACCGACGCCGACACCGAAGACCGCGCCGCCGGGGACGGGACCGCCGTCGAGGCGACGCTGCGGCTGACCAACAAGGTCGGGCTGCACGCCCGGCCGGCCGCCCTCCTCGCCCGCCTCGTTGGCGGGTTCGACGCCGAGGTGACCGTCAACGACGTCGACGCCGACAGCGTTCTGGCCCTGATGGGTCTGGGCCTGGAGCAGGGCGACGAGATGCGGGTCCGCGCCAGCGGCGCCGAGGCGGCCCAGGCGGTGTCCGCCGTGCGGCAGGCGGTGGCCGAGGGCTTCGGCGAGGAGTAG
- a CDS encoding DUF4233 domain-containing protein, with amino-acid sequence MSSQPDGPAEPRPPASAEPRQPVSAEPRPPGSARRMFASTVLVSELLVVGFATLVAHGLRLADLGLVWAAGGAVMAVCAVAAALLRTRAGYLLGWAVQALLIATGVAVPMMFAVGIIFAILWAASMTIGARIDRERQERYAAEVAHYRSGAAAAG; translated from the coding sequence GTGAGCAGCCAGCCCGACGGTCCCGCGGAGCCCCGCCCACCGGCGTCGGCCGAGCCCCGTCAGCCGGTGTCGGCCGAGCCCCGCCCGCCCGGTTCGGCCCGGCGGATGTTCGCCTCCACCGTCCTGGTCAGCGAGCTGCTCGTGGTCGGCTTCGCCACCCTCGTCGCGCACGGCCTGCGCCTGGCCGACCTGGGCCTGGTCTGGGCCGCCGGCGGCGCCGTCATGGCCGTCTGCGCCGTCGCCGCCGCGCTGCTGCGCACCCGGGCCGGGTACCTGCTGGGCTGGGCGGTCCAGGCGCTCCTCATCGCCACCGGCGTCGCGGTGCCGATGATGTTCGCCGTCGGGATCATCTTCGCGATCCTGTGGGCGGCGAGCATGACCATCGGCGCCCGGATCGACCGCGAGCGGCAGGAGCGCTACGCCGCCGAGGTGGCGCACTACCGGTCGGGGGCCGCGGCCGCCGGCTGA
- the map gene encoding type I methionyl aminopeptidase has product MIELKTSAEVAAMRPAGAFVAEVLTALRDAAEVGVTLLDLDALAHRMIRDAGAESSYLDYHPSFGASPFGHVLCTSVNDAVLHGLPSGYALRDGDLLSLDFAASVDGWVADSAVSIVVGRQREEDRRLIAATERALERAIAAAQVGSTLGDISAAIGEVARAEGFRVNTQFGGHGVGRAMHEDPHVPNDGRPGRGYRLRPGLVVALEPWFLVGTDEIYTDPDGWTLRSADGSRGAHSEHTVAITEEGPLVLTARPS; this is encoded by the coding sequence GTGATCGAGCTCAAGACATCGGCAGAGGTGGCGGCGATGCGTCCCGCCGGGGCGTTCGTGGCCGAGGTGCTGACGGCGCTGCGCGACGCCGCGGAGGTGGGCGTCACCCTGCTCGACCTCGACGCCCTCGCGCACCGCATGATCCGCGACGCCGGCGCCGAGTCGTCCTACCTCGACTACCACCCCTCCTTTGGCGCGAGCCCGTTCGGCCACGTGCTGTGCACCTCGGTCAACGACGCCGTCCTCCACGGGCTGCCGAGCGGGTACGCGCTGCGCGACGGCGACCTGCTGTCCCTGGACTTCGCCGCGAGCGTCGACGGGTGGGTCGCGGACTCGGCGGTGAGCATCGTCGTCGGCCGGCAGCGGGAGGAGGACCGGCGCCTGATCGCCGCGACCGAGCGGGCGCTGGAGCGGGCGATCGCCGCGGCGCAGGTGGGGAGCACGCTCGGGGACATCTCCGCCGCGATCGGCGAGGTGGCCCGGGCGGAGGGCTTCCGCGTCAACACCCAGTTCGGCGGGCACGGGGTCGGCCGGGCCATGCACGAGGACCCGCACGTGCCCAACGACGGGCGCCCGGGCCGGGGCTACCGGCTCCGGCCGGGGCTGGTCGTCGCGCTCGAGCCGTGGTTCCTGGTGGGCACCGACGAGATCTACACCGACCCCGACGGGTGGACCCTGCGCAGCGCCGACGGCTCGCGCGGCGCGCACAGCGAGCACACCGTCGCGATCACGGAGGAAGGTCCGCTGGTGCTGACCGCCCGCCCGTCCTGA
- the ndk gene encoding nucleoside-diphosphate kinase: protein MTTSTPPAAVERTLVLIKPDGVARGLTGEVLRRIEAKGYRLAALDLRTAGADLLAQHYAEHEGKPFYQPLMDFMSSGPVVAAVVEGQRVIEGFRALAGATDPTTAAPGTIRGDLGRDWGTTVVQNLVHGSDSAASAAREIGLWFPGR from the coding sequence GTGACCACATCAACGCCCCCGGCCGCCGTCGAGCGCACCCTCGTCCTGATCAAGCCCGACGGCGTCGCCCGCGGCCTGACCGGGGAGGTGCTGCGGCGCATCGAGGCCAAGGGCTACCGCCTGGCGGCGCTGGACCTGCGCACCGCCGGCGCCGACCTGCTCGCCCAGCACTACGCCGAGCACGAGGGCAAGCCCTTCTACCAGCCGCTGATGGACTTCATGAGCTCGGGGCCGGTGGTCGCCGCGGTCGTCGAGGGCCAGCGGGTGATCGAGGGCTTCCGCGCCCTCGCCGGCGCCACCGACCCCACCACCGCCGCCCCCGGCACCATCCGCGGGGACCTGGGCCGGGACTGGGGCACCACGGTGGTGCAGAACCTCGTGCACGGCTCGGACTCCGCCGCGTCCGCGGCCCGCGAGATCGGGCTGTGGTTCCCCGGGCGGTGA
- a CDS encoding chromosome segregation SMC family protein, giving the protein MHLKTLTLRGFKSFASATTLRLEPGITCVVGPNGSGKSNVVDALAWVMGEQGAKTLRGGSMADVIFAGTSARAPLGRAEVSLTIDNTDGVLPIEYTEVTISRTMFRSGGSEYAINGTPCRLLDIQELLSDTGMGREMHVIVGQGRLDSVLQATAEDRRGFIEEAAGVLKHRRRKEKALRKLEAMAANLARVTDLTAEIRRQLGPLARQADVARRAQVVQADLRDARARLLADDLVQLTATLARDEADETALRARRAEVEAAQDAARARLAALEQAAAAAAPRLGEATDVWYQLSGLRERLRALAEVAAERCRHLGTPEPAAEGRDPDELAARAAAVAEQEAALAADLDAARETLAAAVAERTAAEDAEREAERALAAVHRGVADRREGLARLTGQVGARRSRLEAAEAELGRLRETAAAAEERARRARAEFAALEQQVAGDEEGEEGLDEAHEAATAELADAEAALAALHEEERAAEAARTTAGARRDALALSLRRKDGTGALLAAGLPGVLGPVPERITVAPGWENAVAAALGPAADAAVVESVGSAVDALRHARDTEAGQVRVVVAGPGTGDGEDGAGAGGAAGDADADAGLTDAHAPQALPADGDAPQALPADAQPAATLVTADDPALRATLHRLLADVVVVEDLTAARRVLAAAPCRTAVTRAGDLLSTVHGVGGATGAPSVLELQAAHEEAAGEVEAATARLERTRFALGPARERVSAAQERAAATLDALHTSDARLAAVAEQLGRLGQTLRAAEAEVERAGPAIARVEAEIAEHGAELAALAERLEVARREPADAEADLASATAERTARTEVARAARTAETDARLALRTLEEQAKSLAGRAASLRAAADAERAARRRAAEREARRAAQAAVAQEVRTGAERAAAAIEESVAAAAAERAAVEAERAEREEAIAAVRAELAEAAEALARLTDAAHRDEVARAEQRLRISQLQERAVAELGLDPEVLVDEFGPDRPVPAAPPADGEEAPLPRPYVRDEQVKRLRAAERDLGRLGKVNPLALEEHAALAERHKFLTDQLADLKKSRADLLQIVKEVDDRVEQVFSEAYRDTAREFEGVFARLFPGGEGRLVLTDPDDMLTTGVEIEARPAGKKVKRLSLLSGGERSLTATALLVAIFKARPSPFYVMDEVEAALDDVNLGRLLDIFTELRKDSQLIVITHQKRTMEIADALYGVTMRGDGVTTVISQRLAREREPVA; this is encoded by the coding sequence GTGCACCTGAAGACGCTGACGCTGCGGGGATTCAAGTCCTTCGCGTCCGCGACGACCCTCCGGCTGGAGCCGGGGATCACCTGCGTCGTCGGGCCCAACGGCTCGGGCAAGTCCAACGTCGTCGACGCGCTGGCCTGGGTGATGGGGGAGCAGGGCGCCAAGACCCTCCGCGGCGGCTCGATGGCCGACGTCATCTTCGCCGGCACCTCCGCCCGGGCCCCGCTCGGCCGCGCCGAGGTCTCCCTCACCATCGACAACACCGACGGCGTCCTGCCCATCGAGTACACCGAGGTGACCATCTCGCGGACCATGTTCCGCTCCGGCGGCTCGGAGTACGCCATCAACGGCACGCCCTGCCGCCTGCTCGACATCCAGGAGCTCCTCTCGGACACCGGCATGGGCCGGGAGATGCACGTCATCGTCGGCCAGGGCCGGCTGGACTCCGTGCTCCAGGCCACCGCCGAGGACCGCCGCGGCTTCATCGAGGAGGCCGCGGGCGTCCTGAAGCACCGGCGCCGCAAGGAGAAGGCGCTGCGCAAGCTCGAGGCGATGGCCGCCAACCTCGCCCGGGTCACCGACCTCACCGCGGAGATCCGCCGCCAGCTCGGGCCGCTCGCCCGCCAGGCCGACGTCGCCCGCCGCGCCCAGGTGGTCCAGGCCGACCTGCGCGACGCCCGCGCCCGCCTGCTCGCCGACGACCTCGTCCAGCTCACCGCCACCCTGGCCCGGGACGAGGCCGACGAGACCGCGCTGCGGGCCCGGCGCGCCGAGGTCGAGGCCGCCCAGGACGCCGCCCGCGCCCGGCTCGCCGCGCTGGAGCAGGCCGCCGCCGCGGCGGCGCCCCGCCTCGGCGAGGCCACCGACGTCTGGTACCAGCTCTCCGGCCTGCGGGAACGGCTGCGGGCCCTGGCCGAGGTGGCCGCCGAGCGGTGCCGCCACCTCGGCACCCCCGAGCCCGCCGCCGAGGGCCGGGACCCCGACGAGCTCGCCGCCCGGGCGGCCGCCGTCGCCGAGCAGGAGGCGGCGCTGGCCGCGGACCTCGACGCCGCCCGGGAGACGCTCGCCGCCGCCGTCGCCGAGCGCACCGCCGCCGAGGACGCCGAGCGGGAGGCCGAACGGGCGCTGGCCGCCGTGCACAGGGGGGTGGCGGACCGCCGGGAGGGCCTGGCCCGGCTGACCGGGCAGGTCGGGGCGCGGCGCTCCCGGCTGGAGGCCGCCGAGGCCGAGCTGGGCCGGCTCCGGGAGACCGCCGCGGCCGCCGAGGAGCGGGCCCGGCGGGCCCGGGCCGAGTTCGCCGCCCTGGAGCAGCAGGTCGCCGGGGACGAGGAGGGCGAGGAGGGGCTGGACGAGGCGCACGAGGCCGCAACGGCCGAGCTCGCCGACGCCGAGGCGGCCCTCGCCGCGCTGCACGAGGAGGAGCGGGCGGCCGAGGCCGCGCGGACGACCGCCGGCGCCCGCCGGGACGCCCTCGCGCTGTCGCTGCGCCGCAAGGACGGCACCGGAGCTCTGCTGGCCGCCGGGCTGCCCGGGGTGCTGGGCCCGGTGCCGGAGCGGATCACCGTCGCGCCGGGCTGGGAGAACGCGGTGGCCGCGGCGCTCGGCCCGGCCGCCGACGCCGCGGTCGTGGAGTCGGTGGGCAGCGCCGTCGACGCCCTGCGGCACGCCCGGGACACCGAAGCGGGGCAGGTGCGGGTGGTCGTGGCCGGGCCGGGGACGGGCGACGGTGAGGACGGTGCCGGTGCCGGTGGGGCTGCCGGCGACGCCGACGCCGACGCCGGCCTCACCGACGCCCACGCGCCGCAGGCGCTGCCCGCCGACGGCGACGCGCCGCAGGCGCTGCCCGCCGACGCCCAGCCAGCCGCGACGCTCGTCACCGCCGACGACCCCGCCCTACGCGCCACGCTGCACCGGCTGCTCGCCGACGTCGTCGTCGTGGAAGACCTGACGGCCGCCCGCCGGGTGCTCGCCGCCGCCCCGTGCCGCACCGCCGTCACCCGCGCCGGGGACCTGCTCTCCACCGTGCACGGCGTCGGTGGCGCCACCGGGGCGCCGAGCGTGCTGGAGCTGCAGGCCGCCCACGAGGAGGCGGCCGGTGAGGTCGAGGCCGCCACCGCCCGGCTGGAGCGGACCCGGTTCGCCCTCGGCCCAGCCCGGGAGCGGGTGAGCGCGGCGCAGGAGCGCGCCGCCGCCACGCTCGACGCCCTGCACACCTCCGACGCCCGGTTGGCCGCCGTCGCCGAGCAGCTCGGCCGGCTCGGCCAGACGCTGCGCGCGGCCGAGGCGGAGGTCGAGCGCGCCGGTCCGGCGATCGCCCGGGTGGAGGCCGAGATCGCTGAGCACGGCGCCGAGCTCGCTGCCCTCGCCGAGCGGCTCGAGGTCGCCCGGCGCGAGCCCGCCGACGCCGAGGCCGACCTGGCGAGTGCGACCGCGGAGCGGACCGCGCGGACCGAGGTCGCCCGCGCCGCCCGCACCGCCGAGACCGACGCCCGCCTCGCCCTGCGCACCCTGGAGGAGCAGGCGAAGTCCCTCGCCGGCCGGGCGGCCTCCCTCCGGGCGGCCGCCGACGCCGAGCGTGCGGCCCGCCGCCGGGCCGCCGAGCGGGAGGCCCGCCGGGCCGCCCAGGCCGCCGTCGCCCAGGAGGTCCGCACCGGCGCGGAACGGGCCGCGGCCGCCATCGAGGAGTCCGTGGCCGCGGCCGCCGCCGAGCGGGCGGCGGTGGAGGCCGAGCGCGCGGAGCGGGAGGAGGCCATCGCGGCGGTGCGGGCGGAGCTGGCGGAGGCCGCCGAGGCGCTGGCCCGGCTCACCGACGCCGCGCACCGGGACGAGGTCGCCCGGGCCGAGCAGCGGCTGCGGATCAGCCAGCTCCAGGAGCGGGCGGTGGCCGAGCTCGGGCTGGACCCCGAGGTGCTGGTCGACGAGTTCGGCCCGGACCGCCCGGTCCCCGCCGCCCCGCCGGCCGACGGCGAGGAGGCCCCGCTGCCGCGGCCCTACGTCCGGGACGAGCAGGTCAAGCGGCTGCGGGCCGCCGAGCGGGACCTGGGTCGCCTGGGCAAGGTCAACCCGCTCGCCCTGGAGGAGCACGCCGCGCTGGCCGAGCGGCACAAGTTCCTCACCGACCAGCTCGCCGACCTGAAGAAGTCCCGCGCCGACCTGCTCCAGATCGTCAAGGAGGTCGACGACCGCGTCGAGCAGGTGTTCAGCGAGGCCTACCGGGACACGGCGCGGGAGTTCGAGGGGGTCTTCGCCCGGCTCTTCCCCGGCGGCGAGGGCCGGCTGGTCCTCACCGACCCCGACGACATGCTCACCACCGGCGTCGAGATCGAGGCCCGCCCGGCCGGGAAGAAGGTCAAGCGGCTCTCGCTGCTCTCCGGCGGGGAGCGGTCGCTGACCGCCACCGCCCTGCTCGTGGCGATCTTCAAGGCCCGGCCGAGCCCGTTCTACGTCATGGACGAGGTCGAGGCCGCGCTCGACGACGTCAACCTGGGCCGCCTGCTGGACATCTTCACCGAGCTGCGCAAGGACTCCCAGCTCATCGTCATCACCCACCAGAAGCGCACGATGGAGATCGCCGACGCCCTCTACGGGGTGACCATGCGCGGGGACGGGGTCACCACGGTGATCTCCCAGCGGCTGGCACGGGAGCGGGAGCCGGTGGCCTGA